One segment of Cyprinus carpio isolate SPL01 chromosome A17, ASM1834038v1, whole genome shotgun sequence DNA contains the following:
- the LOC109069409 gene encoding disheveled-associated activator of morphogenesis 1-like isoform X1: MMAPRKRGGRGLSLLCCCLKKSDHPEITYRLRHDSNFTLQPMEPTLPMPPTEELDAMFTELVDELDLTEKHREAMFALPAEKKWQIYCSKKKEQEENKGATSWPEFYIDQINSMAARKSLLAMEKEDEEERSKTIESLKTALRTQPMRFVTRFIDLDGLTCILNFLKTMDYETTESQIHTSLIGCIKALMNNSQGRAHVLAHSESINIIAQSLATENIKTKVAVLEIMGAVCLVPGGHKKILEAMLHYQKFACERTRFQTLLNDLDKSTGRYRDEVNLKTAIMSFINAVLSQGAGETSLEFRIHLRYEFLMLGIQPVIDKLRSHENSTLDRHLDFFEMLRNEDELALAKRFENVHIDTKSATQVFDLIRKRINHTDAFPHFMSVLQHCLHMPYKRNGNTVQYWLLLDRIVQQIVLQNDKGHDPDVAPLENFDVKNVVRMLVNENEVKQWKEQAEKMRKEHNELQQKLEKKERECDAKAQEKEEMMQTLNKMKEKLEKESSEHKLVKQQVSDLSAQIHEMSNRTNVPGGPPLVPLVPGSIPPPPPGLAGIPPPPPPGGAPPPPPPPPGGPPPPPGLPGFGAPPLPEGLLGSMLKKKNIPQPSNPLKSFNWTKLSENKLEGTVWLDLDDIRVFKQLDLEDIEKTFSAYQRQQDFLLNNFRQKESEDDTVTSKKVRELSVVDGRRAQNCNILLTKLKLSNEEIKRAILTMDEQEDLPKDMLEQLLKFVPEKSDVDLLEEHKHELERMAKADRFLYEMSRINHYQQRLQSLYFKKKFAERIAEIKPKVEALSKASKEVFQSRNLQQLLEVVLAFGNYMNKGQRGNAFGFKVSSLNKIADTKSSIDKNVTLLHYLITILEQKYPKVSLIHEDLRDVPEAAKVNMTELEKDINNLRTGLKSVETELEYQKSQPQTNGDKFVSVVSQFITVAGFSFSEVEDSLQDAKDLFEKAVKHFGEDTTRMQPDEFFGIFDQFLQAFSEAKQDNENMRRRKEEEERRARMEAQLKEQREKERKARKAKENCEEDGEFDDLVSALRSGEVFDKDLSKMKHNRKRPGKQSAESSRERPITKLNF, encoded by the exons ATGATGGCCCCACGTAAGCGAGGAGGGCGGGGCCTGTCATTACTCTGTTGCTGTCTAAAGAAGAGCGACCATCCCGAGATCACCTACCGCCTCCGTCATGACAGCAACTTCACACTGCAACCCATGGAGCCCACCCTGCCCATGCCCCCAACCGAGGAACTGGATGCCATGTTCACTGAACTGGTG GATGAGCTGGATCTCACAGAAAAACATAGAGAGGCCATGTTTGCCCTTCCTGCTGAGAAGAAATGGCAAATCTACTGTAGCAAGAAAAAG GAACAGGAAGAGAATAAGGGGGCGACCAGCTGGCCTGAATTCTACATCGATCAGATCAATTCTATGGCTGCT AGGAAGTCCCTGCTGGCCATGGAgaaggaggatgaggaggagaggaGTAAGACCATAGAGAGCTTGAAAACTGCTCTCCGCACACAGCCCATGAG GTTTGTGACACGCTTCATAGACCTCGATGGACTGACGTGCATCTTGAACTTCCTGAAAACAATGGACTACGAGACCACCGAATCTCAGATCCACACCTCACTGATCGGCTGCATTAAAGCCCTGATGAACAACTCTCAGGGACGTGCCCATGTGCTCGCTCATTCAGAAAGCATCAACATCATCGCTCAGAGCTTGGCCACCGAGAACATCAAGACCAAAGTGGCTGTTCTGGAAATCATGGGTGCTGTTTGTTTGGTGCCTGGAGGACACAAGAAAATCCTGGAAGCCATGTTGCACTATCAGAAGTTTGCATGTGAACGTACGCGATTTCAG ACCCTTCTAAATGACTTGGACAAGAGTACGGGTCGCTACAGAGATGAGGTGAACCTCAAGACAGCAATCATGTCCTTCATCAACGCGGTTCTCAGTCAAGGAGCAGGGGAG ACCAGTTTGGAGTTCAGAATTCATTTGCGGTATGAATTTCTAATGCTGGGCATCCAACCAGTGATTGATAAATTACGGTCCCATGAAAACTCCACGTTAGATCG GCATTTGGACTTCTTTGAGATGCTACGAAATGAAGATGAATTAGCCCTCGCAAAGCGGTTTGAAAAT GTTCATATAGACACTAAAAGTGCTACTCAGGTGTTTGACCTCATCCGGAAGAGGATAAACCACACAGACGCCTTCCCACACTTTATGTCCGTCTTACAGCACTGTCTTCATATGCCTT ACAAAAGAAATGGAAATACTGTGCAGTACTGGCTCCTCCTCGATCGAATTGTCCAGCAGATTGTCCTACAGAATGACAAGGGTCATGACCCCGATGTGGCTCCCCTTGAGAACTTCGACGTGAAGAACGTAGTGCGAAT GTTGGTAAACGAGAACGAAGTGAAACAATGGAAAGAGCAAGCGGAAAAAATGAGAAAAG AACATAATGAACTTCAGCAGAagctggaaaagaaagaaagggagtgTGATGCAAAAGCCCAAGAGAAAGAAGAAATGATGCAAACTCTCAATAAGATGAAAGAGAAGCTGGAAAAGGAAAGCAGCGAACATAAACTTGTTAAGCAGCAAGTTTCTGACCTTTCTGCCCAGATACATGAGATGAGTAAT aggACAAATGTCCCAGGAGGCCCCCCACTCGTCCCGTTGGTCCCTGGTAGCATCCCACCTCCACCACCAGGTCTGGCTGGCAttcctcctccaccacctccagGTGGAGCACCACCGCCACCGCCCCCTCCCCCCGGCGGACCACCACCTCCTCCAGGCCTGCCCGGCTTTGGTGCTCCACCTCTGCCTGAAGGACTTCTGGGctccatgctgaaaaaaaagaacatcccTCAGCCGTCCAATCCGCTTAAGTCTTTCAACTGGACCAAACTCAGTGAA AATAAACTGGAAGGGACCGTGTGGCTGGACCTGGACGACATCAGAGTTTTCAAACAATTGGACTTGGAGGATATTGAGAAAACATTCTCTGCTTACCAGAGACAGCAG GACTTTCTGTTGAATAACTTTAGACAG AAAGAATCAGAGGATGACACTGTCACTTCTAAAAAGGTCAGAGAATTGTCTGTCGTCGATGGACGGCGTGCACAAAACTGCAACATCCTTCTCACCAA ATTAAAACTCTCCAACGAGGAGATCAAGAGAGCCATACTGACCATGGATGAGCAGGAAGACCTACCCAAGGATATGCTGGAGCAG CTGTTAAAGTTCGTGCCAGAAAAAAGTGATGTGGACCTTCTAGAGGAACACAAACATGAGTTGGAGCGGATGGCGAAGGCAGATCGCTTCCTTTATGAGATGAGCAG AATCAACCACTATCAGCAAAGACTGCAGTCTCTTTACTTCAAAAAGAAGTTTGCAGAAAGAATAGCAGAAATCAAGCCGAAAGTGGAAG CTCTCAGTAAAGCCTCTAAGGAGGTTTTTCAGAGCAGGAATCTTCAACAGCTTCTGGAGGTGGTGCTGGCCTTCGGCAACTACATGAACAAAGGCCAGAGGGGCAATGCCTTTGGCTTCAAAGTGTCCTCTCTCAACAAGATCGCTGACACCAAGTCCAGCATCGACAA GAACGTCACTCTCCTGCACTACCTGATTACCATTCTTGAGCAGAAGTACCCTAAAGTCAGCCTGATTCATGAGGATCTGCGCGACGTTCCAGAAGCAGCCAAAGTCAA cATGACTGAACTGGAGAAAGACATTAACAATCTACGCACTGGCCTAAAAAGCGTGGAGACG GAGCTGGAGTACCAGAAGAGTCAGCCTCAGACCAACGGCGATAAGTTTGTGTCTGTTGTGAGTCAGTTCATTACTGTGGCTGGTTTCAGTTTCTCTGAAGTGGAAGACTCTCTTCAGGACGCCAAGGATTTG TTTGAGAAGGCCGTGAAGCACTTTGGTGAGGACACCACACGCATGCAGCCGGATGAGTTCTTTGGCATCTTTGATCAGTTCCTACAGGCATTCAGTGAAGCTAAACAGGACAATGAGAACATGCGACGACGCAAGGAGGAGGAAGAGCGCAGGGCACGCATGGAGGCGCAG CTCAAGGAACAGCGTGAGAAGGAAAGAAAAGCCCGGAAAGCCAAAGAGAACTGCGAGGAGGATGGAGAATTCGACGACCTGGTGTCTGCACTCCGATCCGGAGAGGTGTTCGACAAAGACCTATCGAAGATGAAACACAACCGCAAACGTCCGGGCAAACAGAGtgcagagagcagcagagagaggCCCATCACCAAACTCAACTTCTGA
- the LOC109069409 gene encoding disheveled-associated activator of morphogenesis 1-like isoform X2, translating into MMAPRKRGGRGLSLLCCCLKKSDHPEITYRLRHDSNFTLQPMEPTLPMPPTEELDAMFTELVDELDLTEKHREAMFALPAEKKWQIYCSKKKEQEENKGATSWPEFYIDQINSMAARKSLLAMEKEDEEERSKTIESLKTALRTQPMRFVTRFIDLDGLTCILNFLKTMDYETTESQIHTSLIGCIKALMNNSQGRAHVLAHSESINIIAQSLATENIKTKVAVLEIMGAVCLVPGGHKKILEAMLHYQKFACERTRFQTLLNDLDKSTGRYRDEVNLKTAIMSFINAVLSQGAGETSLEFRIHLRYEFLMLGIQPVIDKLRSHENSTLDRHLDFFEMLRNEDELALAKRFENVHIDTKSATQVFDLIRKRINHTDAFPHFMSVLQHCLHMPYKRNGNTVQYWLLLDRIVQQIVLQNDKGHDPDVAPLENFDVKNVVRMLVNENEVKQWKEQAEKMRKEHNELQQKLEKKERECDAKAQEKEEMMQTLNKMKEKLEKESSEHKLVKQQVSDLSAQIHEMSNRTNVPGGPPLVPLVPGSIPPPPPGLAGIPPPPPPGGAPPPPPPPPGGPPPPPGLPGFGAPPLPEGLLGSMLKKKNIPQPSNPLKSFNWTKLSENKLEGTVWLDLDDIRVFKQLDLEDIEKTFSAYQRQQKESEDDTVTSKKVRELSVVDGRRAQNCNILLTKLKLSNEEIKRAILTMDEQEDLPKDMLEQLLKFVPEKSDVDLLEEHKHELERMAKADRFLYEMSRINHYQQRLQSLYFKKKFAERIAEIKPKVEALSKASKEVFQSRNLQQLLEVVLAFGNYMNKGQRGNAFGFKVSSLNKIADTKSSIDKNVTLLHYLITILEQKYPKVSLIHEDLRDVPEAAKVNMTELEKDINNLRTGLKSVETELEYQKSQPQTNGDKFVSVVSQFITVAGFSFSEVEDSLQDAKDLFEKAVKHFGEDTTRMQPDEFFGIFDQFLQAFSEAKQDNENMRRRKEEEERRARMEAQLKEQREKERKARKAKENCEEDGEFDDLVSALRSGEVFDKDLSKMKHNRKRPGKQSAESSRERPITKLNF; encoded by the exons ATGATGGCCCCACGTAAGCGAGGAGGGCGGGGCCTGTCATTACTCTGTTGCTGTCTAAAGAAGAGCGACCATCCCGAGATCACCTACCGCCTCCGTCATGACAGCAACTTCACACTGCAACCCATGGAGCCCACCCTGCCCATGCCCCCAACCGAGGAACTGGATGCCATGTTCACTGAACTGGTG GATGAGCTGGATCTCACAGAAAAACATAGAGAGGCCATGTTTGCCCTTCCTGCTGAGAAGAAATGGCAAATCTACTGTAGCAAGAAAAAG GAACAGGAAGAGAATAAGGGGGCGACCAGCTGGCCTGAATTCTACATCGATCAGATCAATTCTATGGCTGCT AGGAAGTCCCTGCTGGCCATGGAgaaggaggatgaggaggagaggaGTAAGACCATAGAGAGCTTGAAAACTGCTCTCCGCACACAGCCCATGAG GTTTGTGACACGCTTCATAGACCTCGATGGACTGACGTGCATCTTGAACTTCCTGAAAACAATGGACTACGAGACCACCGAATCTCAGATCCACACCTCACTGATCGGCTGCATTAAAGCCCTGATGAACAACTCTCAGGGACGTGCCCATGTGCTCGCTCATTCAGAAAGCATCAACATCATCGCTCAGAGCTTGGCCACCGAGAACATCAAGACCAAAGTGGCTGTTCTGGAAATCATGGGTGCTGTTTGTTTGGTGCCTGGAGGACACAAGAAAATCCTGGAAGCCATGTTGCACTATCAGAAGTTTGCATGTGAACGTACGCGATTTCAG ACCCTTCTAAATGACTTGGACAAGAGTACGGGTCGCTACAGAGATGAGGTGAACCTCAAGACAGCAATCATGTCCTTCATCAACGCGGTTCTCAGTCAAGGAGCAGGGGAG ACCAGTTTGGAGTTCAGAATTCATTTGCGGTATGAATTTCTAATGCTGGGCATCCAACCAGTGATTGATAAATTACGGTCCCATGAAAACTCCACGTTAGATCG GCATTTGGACTTCTTTGAGATGCTACGAAATGAAGATGAATTAGCCCTCGCAAAGCGGTTTGAAAAT GTTCATATAGACACTAAAAGTGCTACTCAGGTGTTTGACCTCATCCGGAAGAGGATAAACCACACAGACGCCTTCCCACACTTTATGTCCGTCTTACAGCACTGTCTTCATATGCCTT ACAAAAGAAATGGAAATACTGTGCAGTACTGGCTCCTCCTCGATCGAATTGTCCAGCAGATTGTCCTACAGAATGACAAGGGTCATGACCCCGATGTGGCTCCCCTTGAGAACTTCGACGTGAAGAACGTAGTGCGAAT GTTGGTAAACGAGAACGAAGTGAAACAATGGAAAGAGCAAGCGGAAAAAATGAGAAAAG AACATAATGAACTTCAGCAGAagctggaaaagaaagaaagggagtgTGATGCAAAAGCCCAAGAGAAAGAAGAAATGATGCAAACTCTCAATAAGATGAAAGAGAAGCTGGAAAAGGAAAGCAGCGAACATAAACTTGTTAAGCAGCAAGTTTCTGACCTTTCTGCCCAGATACATGAGATGAGTAAT aggACAAATGTCCCAGGAGGCCCCCCACTCGTCCCGTTGGTCCCTGGTAGCATCCCACCTCCACCACCAGGTCTGGCTGGCAttcctcctccaccacctccagGTGGAGCACCACCGCCACCGCCCCCTCCCCCCGGCGGACCACCACCTCCTCCAGGCCTGCCCGGCTTTGGTGCTCCACCTCTGCCTGAAGGACTTCTGGGctccatgctgaaaaaaaagaacatcccTCAGCCGTCCAATCCGCTTAAGTCTTTCAACTGGACCAAACTCAGTGAA AATAAACTGGAAGGGACCGTGTGGCTGGACCTGGACGACATCAGAGTTTTCAAACAATTGGACTTGGAGGATATTGAGAAAACATTCTCTGCTTACCAGAGACAGCAG AAAGAATCAGAGGATGACACTGTCACTTCTAAAAAGGTCAGAGAATTGTCTGTCGTCGATGGACGGCGTGCACAAAACTGCAACATCCTTCTCACCAA ATTAAAACTCTCCAACGAGGAGATCAAGAGAGCCATACTGACCATGGATGAGCAGGAAGACCTACCCAAGGATATGCTGGAGCAG CTGTTAAAGTTCGTGCCAGAAAAAAGTGATGTGGACCTTCTAGAGGAACACAAACATGAGTTGGAGCGGATGGCGAAGGCAGATCGCTTCCTTTATGAGATGAGCAG AATCAACCACTATCAGCAAAGACTGCAGTCTCTTTACTTCAAAAAGAAGTTTGCAGAAAGAATAGCAGAAATCAAGCCGAAAGTGGAAG CTCTCAGTAAAGCCTCTAAGGAGGTTTTTCAGAGCAGGAATCTTCAACAGCTTCTGGAGGTGGTGCTGGCCTTCGGCAACTACATGAACAAAGGCCAGAGGGGCAATGCCTTTGGCTTCAAAGTGTCCTCTCTCAACAAGATCGCTGACACCAAGTCCAGCATCGACAA GAACGTCACTCTCCTGCACTACCTGATTACCATTCTTGAGCAGAAGTACCCTAAAGTCAGCCTGATTCATGAGGATCTGCGCGACGTTCCAGAAGCAGCCAAAGTCAA cATGACTGAACTGGAGAAAGACATTAACAATCTACGCACTGGCCTAAAAAGCGTGGAGACG GAGCTGGAGTACCAGAAGAGTCAGCCTCAGACCAACGGCGATAAGTTTGTGTCTGTTGTGAGTCAGTTCATTACTGTGGCTGGTTTCAGTTTCTCTGAAGTGGAAGACTCTCTTCAGGACGCCAAGGATTTG TTTGAGAAGGCCGTGAAGCACTTTGGTGAGGACACCACACGCATGCAGCCGGATGAGTTCTTTGGCATCTTTGATCAGTTCCTACAGGCATTCAGTGAAGCTAAACAGGACAATGAGAACATGCGACGACGCAAGGAGGAGGAAGAGCGCAGGGCACGCATGGAGGCGCAG CTCAAGGAACAGCGTGAGAAGGAAAGAAAAGCCCGGAAAGCCAAAGAGAACTGCGAGGAGGATGGAGAATTCGACGACCTGGTGTCTGCACTCCGATCCGGAGAGGTGTTCGACAAAGACCTATCGAAGATGAAACACAACCGCAAACGTCCGGGCAAACAGAGtgcagagagcagcagagagaggCCCATCACCAAACTCAACTTCTGA